A window of the Thermoanaerobacter uzonensis DSM 18761 genome harbors these coding sequences:
- the addA gene encoding helicase-exonuclease AddAB subunit AddA: METKWTYEQQLAINTRGSNLLVAAGAGSGKTAVLVERIIKLVTDDKNPVDIDKLLVVTFTNAAASEMRERIAEALISKLDQNPEDRRLSNQLTLLNKATITTIHSFCLEVVRNNFFLIDLDPNFRIGDDTETLLLKLEAAEELFEELYQKEDNEDFLTLVESYGGTRDDKPLVDILLKLYDFVKSLPWPEKWLRDVLLSFEVKEGFHFENSQWAAVILDSLKVEMSGLLNGMYVAIDKLHGESGLQSYLDNFEIEAESLEKLLDCENWEEFRKQINAIEFDRLPRAGKEIDPKVKDEVTKIRNEVKAKIKEIRNKFFSDDIEKIEKEIKALYPIMKALVDLILLFDKKYADKKREKGIIDFNDIEHFALQILTEVDENGNVKPSEAALMYREKFQEIFVDEYQDSNLIQEVILSTIAREDTPNRFMVGDVKQSIYRFRQTNPYIFFEKYNTYSSKEENKNKKILLYKNFRSRPQIIDAVNFIFKKIMSKNVGEIDYTEEEKLNCGADFGIPPLDAIVGGPVEIHLIEKNDETPEEEELEVYGEEEEEIIDNIQVEARVVAQRIKELVTQNEKNTFMVYDKNLKNYRPVEYRDIVILLRATERWAPVFLEEFINVGIPAFADTGTGYFETTEIKTIISLLQVIDNPMQDIPLLAVLRSPIFSFIPEELIDIRLEEPNRAIYEALKKVSQREDELGQKAKSFLESLKKWQEKAIYMPVDEFLWYLYQDTGYYAYVGAMPQGVQRQANLRILFERAKQYEETSFKGLFNFINFINRLKVSSGDMGSAKIVGENENVVRIMSIHKSKGLEFPVVIVAGLGKQFNLKDLSQSVLYHHLLGLGPEFVDFKRRISYPSIVKEAIKNKIKLESLSEEMRVLYVALTRAKEKLILVGSIKDIKKNVRKWANAAVLQDKVSDYDILNGKSYMDWIGSAVIRHKDLEPLREFAGVSLSAEQDASKWEIKLWSKKDALLEKEKNDKIDVVERLKSLDLDAHYSEFYEEVERRLSCVYPYEKACYLPAKLSVTEVKRILNAEIVDEDTTSIFEREVLKTPVFLEKKKGLTAAEKGIAMHLVMQKLDLNKALSLDSIKGQVKDMVDREILTGEQAKEVDIQKIEGFFKTSLGERMLSSKNVKREVPFHIKLSSREIYKDLPEEYENEFIQVQGIIDCFFEEEDGLVLIDYKTDYVQEGKVEEIKEKYRVQIELYSKALENITGKKVKEKYIYLFFNGDILEY, from the coding sequence ATGGAAACCAAATGGACTTATGAACAACAGCTGGCTATAAATACAAGGGGCAGTAATCTCTTAGTGGCAGCAGGTGCAGGCTCTGGCAAAACTGCTGTCTTAGTTGAAAGAATCATAAAACTTGTCACGGATGACAAAAATCCTGTAGATATTGATAAACTTTTAGTTGTTACTTTTACAAATGCTGCTGCCTCTGAAATGAGAGAAAGGATAGCAGAGGCGTTGATTTCTAAGTTAGACCAAAATCCGGAAGACAGGCGGCTTAGCAATCAGCTAACATTACTTAACAAAGCTACAATCACCACAATTCACTCCTTCTGCTTGGAAGTAGTGAGAAATAACTTTTTTCTCATAGATTTAGACCCTAACTTTAGAATAGGGGATGATACAGAAACTTTACTTTTAAAATTAGAGGCGGCAGAGGAGCTTTTTGAGGAATTATATCAAAAAGAGGATAATGAAGATTTTTTGACGTTGGTAGAAAGTTATGGAGGCACAAGGGACGATAAACCCCTTGTAGATATTCTTTTAAAATTGTACGATTTTGTAAAATCACTTCCCTGGCCTGAAAAATGGCTTAGAGATGTGTTATTAAGCTTTGAAGTTAAAGAGGGTTTTCATTTTGAGAATTCACAGTGGGCGGCAGTAATATTAGACAGTTTAAAAGTAGAAATGTCAGGGCTTTTAAATGGAATGTATGTGGCAATTGATAAACTTCACGGTGAAAGTGGTTTACAAAGTTATCTTGATAATTTTGAAATAGAGGCGGAAAGCTTGGAAAAACTTCTAGATTGTGAAAATTGGGAGGAATTTAGAAAACAGATAAATGCTATAGAGTTTGATAGACTTCCCAGAGCAGGTAAAGAGATAGACCCTAAAGTAAAAGATGAAGTGACAAAAATAAGAAATGAAGTTAAAGCTAAAATTAAGGAGATAAGAAATAAGTTTTTTTCAGATGACATAGAAAAGATTGAAAAAGAAATTAAAGCTTTGTACCCTATCATGAAGGCTTTAGTGGATTTGATTTTACTTTTTGATAAAAAATATGCTGATAAAAAAAGGGAAAAAGGCATTATAGACTTTAATGATATTGAACATTTTGCACTGCAAATTTTGACAGAAGTCGATGAAAACGGGAATGTGAAGCCTTCAGAGGCAGCTTTGATGTATAGAGAAAAATTCCAAGAAATTTTTGTGGATGAATATCAAGATTCTAATTTAATACAGGAAGTTATACTAAGCACTATAGCCCGAGAAGACACACCTAACAGGTTTATGGTAGGAGATGTAAAACAGAGCATATACAGGTTTAGGCAGACAAATCCTTATATATTTTTTGAAAAGTACAATACTTATTCTTCAAAAGAGGAAAATAAAAATAAAAAGATACTGCTTTATAAAAATTTCAGAAGCAGACCCCAAATCATAGATGCGGTAAATTTCATTTTCAAAAAAATAATGTCTAAGAATGTAGGGGAGATAGATTATACAGAGGAAGAGAAGTTAAATTGTGGAGCAGATTTTGGAATACCTCCTCTTGATGCCATTGTAGGTGGACCTGTGGAAATACATTTGATAGAGAAAAATGATGAAACTCCTGAAGAGGAAGAATTAGAGGTTTATGGGGAAGAAGAGGAAGAGATTATTGACAACATACAAGTAGAAGCAAGGGTGGTAGCTCAAAGGATAAAGGAATTAGTTACACAAAATGAGAAAAATACCTTTATGGTTTATGATAAAAACCTCAAAAATTATAGGCCTGTTGAGTATAGGGATATAGTAATACTTTTGAGGGCTACAGAAAGATGGGCACCTGTATTTTTAGAAGAATTTATAAATGTCGGTATTCCTGCTTTTGCGGACACAGGAACGGGATACTTTGAAACAACGGAGATAAAGACTATAATATCCCTCCTTCAGGTGATAGACAACCCAATGCAAGATATTCCGTTGTTGGCAGTTTTGAGGTCTCCTATTTTTTCCTTTATCCCAGAAGAATTAATTGACATAAGGTTAGAAGAGCCTAATAGAGCTATATATGAAGCACTTAAAAAGGTATCACAAAGAGAGGATGAATTAGGGCAAAAAGCTAAAAGTTTCTTAGAATCATTGAAAAAGTGGCAAGAGAAAGCCATTTATATGCCGGTGGATGAGTTTTTGTGGTATTTATATCAAGACACTGGTTATTATGCTTATGTGGGGGCAATGCCTCAAGGAGTGCAGAGGCAGGCAAACTTGAGGATTTTGTTTGAAAGGGCAAAGCAGTACGAGGAAACAAGTTTTAAAGGGCTGTTTAACTTTATCAATTTTATAAACCGCCTCAAAGTCAGCAGTGGCGATATGGGAAGTGCTAAAATAGTAGGAGAAAATGAAAATGTAGTCAGGATAATGAGTATACACAAAAGTAAAGGTCTTGAATTCCCGGTAGTTATAGTTGCAGGCTTAGGTAAACAGTTTAATTTAAAGGATTTAAGTCAAAGCGTATTGTACCATCATTTATTAGGATTAGGCCCTGAGTTTGTGGACTTCAAAAGAAGAATTTCTTATCCCAGCATTGTGAAAGAGGCAATAAAAAACAAAATAAAGTTAGAAAGCCTTTCTGAAGAAATGAGGGTTTTGTACGTTGCTTTGACAAGAGCGAAAGAAAAGTTAATATTAGTTGGAAGCATAAAAGATATAAAGAAGAATGTGAGAAAATGGGCAAATGCAGCAGTTTTGCAAGATAAGGTTTCTGATTATGATATTTTAAATGGCAAAAGCTACATGGATTGGATTGGTTCAGCTGTTATAAGACACAAAGACTTAGAACCTTTACGTGAGTTTGCAGGCGTTTCTCTTTCTGCAGAACAAGATGCTTCAAAATGGGAAATAAAATTATGGAGTAAAAAGGATGCGCTTCTAGAAAAAGAGAAAAATGACAAAATAGATGTGGTGGAAAGACTAAAAAGTTTAGACTTGGATGCCCACTACAGCGAGTTTTACGAAGAAGTTGAAAGAAGGTTAAGCTGTGTATATCCCTACGAAAAAGCCTGTTACCTACCTGCCAAGCTTTCTGTAACTGAGGTTAAGCGTATTTTAAATGCAGAAATAGTTGACGAAGATACCACATCTATTTTTGAAAGAGAAGTTTTAAAAACACCTGTATTTTTAGAAAAGAAAAAAGGATTAACTGCAGCTGAAAAAGGTATAGCTATGCACCTTGTCATGCAAAAACTTGATTTAAATAAGGCCTTATCTTTGGATAGCATTAAAGGACAGGTAAAAGATATGGTAGATAGAGAGATATTAACGGGGGAACAGGCAAAAGAAGTGGATATACAGAAAATTGAAGGATTTTTTAAAACCTCTCTTGGGGAAAGGATGCTAAGTTCAAAAAATGTAAAAAGAGAAGTGCCTTTCCACATAAAATTAAGTAGCAGAGAAATTTACAAAGATTTGCCTGAAGAATACGAAAATGAGTTTATACAGGTGCAGGGAATTATTGACTGTTTCTTTGAAGAAGAGGATGGTTTAGTTTTAATAGATTATAAAACAGACTATGTTCAGGAAGGCAAAGTAGAAGAAATTAAAGAAAAATATAGAGTTCAGATAGAACTGTATTCAAAGGCATTAGAGAATATTACAGGCAAAAAGGTAAAAGAAAAGTACATTTATCTATTTTTCAATGGAGATATTTTAGAGTATTGA
- a CDS encoding NUDIX domain-containing protein produces the protein MYPNYRISVEIILLHEGKVLLTKRAEHCKVAPNVWNVPAGKIKYDEIPVQGLYREAKEEINLDVELLEELSVRNLKSKSGDEDIYRVVFTYLVKPKNDDISSLKLNDEHSEYAWITKEDLNNPRYETLHTDIRNILLTKVFK, from the coding sequence ATGTATCCTAATTATCGAATTTCTGTTGAAATCATTTTGTTGCATGAGGGAAAGGTTCTTTTGACCAAACGCGCAGAACATTGCAAGGTTGCTCCGAATGTCTGGAATGTTCCCGCAGGAAAAATAAAATATGATGAAATTCCAGTTCAAGGTTTGTATCGAGAAGCAAAAGAGGAAATCAATTTGGATGTGGAATTGTTGGAAGAGCTATCAGTTAGGAATTTAAAAAGTAAAAGTGGAGATGAAGATATATACCGAGTTGTGTTTACGTATCTTGTTAAGCCTAAAAACGATGATATTTCTTCGCTCAAACTGAATGATGAACATTCCGAGTATGCTTGGATAACCAAAGAAGATCTCAATAATCCAAGATATGAAACGCTTCACACTGATATACGAAACATTCTTTTAACAAAAGTGTTTAAGTAA
- a CDS encoding exonuclease SbcCD subunit D, producing the protein MRILHTSDWHLGKSLENFSRLAEQEKFLEDFVQMVEENNVDLVIIAGDIYDSSNPPARAEMLFYTTLKKLSNGERVILVIAGNHDNPERLSAASPLAYEHGVILLGTLKSIAPKGDFGKFKILDSGEGFLEIEIKGEKAVIIALPYPSEKRLNEIFTQELEEEKRQKSYSERVGEIFNDLSKKYREDTINIAVSHIFVAGGEESGSERPIQLGGSFTVEISYLPQKAQYIALGHLHKPQRISSTLPAYYSGSPLQYSKSEMNHSKCAYLVDLKVGEPVTVKEIYFKNYKPIEVFRCNSIEEALEICNEYRDKDIWAYFEIKTESFLPSSKIKEMKSILPDIVEIKPILPEDEMEIEDYEIDDKSVKELFEEFYLKENKVPPTEEILELFMSIVKEEDEEDETSEA; encoded by the coding sequence ATGAGGATTTTACATACTTCAGACTGGCATTTGGGAAAAAGTCTTGAAAATTTTTCGAGGCTTGCTGAACAGGAGAAATTTTTAGAGGATTTTGTGCAGATGGTGGAGGAAAATAATGTAGACCTGGTCATAATTGCCGGGGATATATACGATTCTTCAAACCCTCCTGCAAGGGCGGAAATGCTTTTTTACACAACTTTAAAAAAACTTTCCAACGGGGAAAGAGTGATTTTGGTTATAGCAGGGAATCATGACAATCCTGAAAGGCTTTCTGCTGCAAGCCCTCTTGCTTATGAGCACGGAGTGATACTTTTAGGTACTCTTAAAAGTATTGCTCCTAAAGGAGATTTTGGAAAGTTTAAAATTTTAGATTCGGGAGAAGGTTTTTTAGAAATTGAGATAAAAGGTGAAAAAGCTGTAATTATAGCTCTTCCTTATCCCAGTGAAAAAAGGCTAAATGAAATTTTTACTCAAGAATTGGAGGAAGAGAAAAGGCAAAAAAGTTACTCTGAAAGAGTTGGTGAAATTTTTAATGACCTTTCGAAAAAATACAGAGAAGATACTATAAACATTGCGGTATCTCATATTTTTGTTGCAGGAGGAGAGGAGTCAGGTTCAGAAAGGCCTATTCAGTTAGGAGGAAGTTTTACAGTAGAAATTTCTTACCTGCCACAAAAGGCGCAGTACATAGCTCTCGGACACCTTCACAAACCTCAGAGAATTTCTTCTACTCTTCCTGCTTATTATTCTGGTTCCCCACTTCAGTATAGCAAAAGTGAAATGAACCATTCTAAATGTGCTTATTTAGTAGATTTAAAGGTGGGAGAACCTGTGACTGTGAAGGAAATATATTTTAAAAATTACAAGCCTATTGAAGTGTTTAGGTGTAATAGTATAGAGGAGGCTTTAGAGATTTGCAATGAATACAGGGATAAAGATATATGGGCATATTTCGAGATTAAAACTGAGTCTTTCCTGCCTTCTTCAAAGATAAAAGAAATGAAGAGCATATTACCGGATATAGTTGAAATAAAGCCAATTTTGCCAGAGGATGAGATGGAAATTGAAGACTATGAGATAGATGATAAAAGTGTAAAGGAACTTTTTGAAGAATTTTATTTAAAGGAAAACAAAGTTCCTCCAACAGAGGAGATTTTAGAACTTTTTATGAGTATAGTAAAGGAAGAGGATGAGGAAGATGAGACCTCTGAAGCTTAA
- a CDS encoding AAA family ATPase has product MRPLKLKIAGLNSFVEEQIIDFEVLTEKGLFGIFGPTGSGKSTVIDAITLSMYGKIPRNSKDFINTQSTSMSLTYQFEIGVDGARKRYIVERNVKRDAKSGGYKTTLARLREIGESGERVLAEKDREVQQKIVDLIGLTAEDFTRSVVLPQGKFSEFLKLTGKERRDMLERIFGLEKYGSKLLVRIRDVKREKSNLLNEVNAKLSQHEGVTKEALEDLKKKFEILKEEEKTLKEQKDKLDKEREKLKGIWEKQQELNQFLQKKELLDRKLKEIEDKKEKLKKAEKALSVKPYIDSLVETEKKLILNQKDVEKYSKELEEALELLEKVEKEYEASLKEKEEKIPLIIEKEERLKRAFKLRDEIKKINSEREKLVKEYKDLKKQIDEIEREIKALSDSIDIAKKSLREKEKRINEIKVDSNKREKIFAAFEIQKEFERKDKEKKEKEKRILELKELIGKQQKDIEKIDNLLKRKEKEIQEVDNNIKNLEMQKPPTNEDLLNLQKSLERKRVEILELKEKEKLKNEAENNLKEILKIKEEINDEIKELEEKLKNKNNSLEEVKKDIEELVKNNMAGELAEGLKEGVPCPVCGSIHHVRLAQKVEEDLIKEKQEIKANLEKDITDYQSKLFKLKGELSGIEVKEEMYKKEYDKLWDILKDINLLKLEEELNKMESLFIQGKEKLEKWNKSKEELETLIKKLKEEKASLDLEHTRLKEGINKDISLLKEFESSFEAISITYSELEGQLRISREELGISDFKEKVEEINQKEREIEGLRNEIENFKNTIEELTNKKETLSNNLNALSIRKGQIEEIGKEKSKNLRERQQEFDSLSEGKDIEEYLKEIQYNKEKITKMESVLKETLEKARKDKQNIESKKISACKSRDLLNNMFREQSEKLENALLEKGFKDKKEALEYLLDSENIKKIEEEIKNFENEYVSVNKSIDRLMEILQGHKINEEEWNQLEESIKGLEQVLNEKRKEIGATEKAISDMQENLQKVEEFTKQKKELERVVDILNELDNLFQGNKFVDFIAARQLKYITFTASKRLKEISRGRYALEIDSENNFVMRDDFNGGVRRSVDTLSGGETFLTSLSLALALSSHIQLKGRAPLEFFFLDEGFGSLDAELLDIVMTSLERLKKDKMVVGIISHVDELKDRVPVKLIVTPPAASGEGSKVRIEYT; this is encoded by the coding sequence ATGAGACCTCTGAAGCTTAAAATTGCTGGGCTTAATAGTTTTGTAGAAGAACAAATTATTGATTTTGAAGTCCTAACAGAAAAAGGACTTTTTGGCATATTTGGTCCCACAGGAAGTGGAAAATCCACTGTTATAGATGCAATTACTCTTTCAATGTACGGGAAAATTCCCAGAAATAGCAAGGATTTTATAAATACTCAATCTACATCTATGTCTTTGACATACCAGTTTGAAATAGGTGTTGATGGGGCAAGAAAAAGGTATATAGTTGAGAGAAATGTAAAAAGGGACGCAAAAAGTGGCGGTTATAAAACTACATTAGCAAGACTGCGGGAAATAGGGGAAAGTGGAGAAAGAGTTTTGGCAGAAAAAGATAGGGAAGTTCAGCAAAAAATAGTGGATTTAATTGGACTCACAGCAGAGGATTTTACTCGTTCTGTAGTGCTGCCACAAGGGAAATTTAGTGAATTTTTAAAGCTAACAGGCAAAGAAAGAAGGGACATGTTAGAGAGGATTTTTGGCTTAGAAAAGTATGGAAGCAAATTACTTGTTAGAATAAGAGATGTAAAGAGAGAAAAAAGTAATTTATTGAATGAGGTAAATGCGAAATTAAGTCAGCACGAAGGTGTTACTAAAGAAGCATTGGAAGATTTAAAGAAAAAGTTTGAGATTTTAAAAGAAGAAGAGAAAACTTTAAAAGAACAAAAGGATAAATTAGATAAAGAAAGGGAAAAACTTAAAGGGATATGGGAAAAACAGCAGGAGTTAAATCAATTTTTGCAGAAGAAGGAACTCTTAGATCGTAAGTTAAAAGAAATAGAAGATAAAAAGGAAAAGTTAAAAAAAGCGGAAAAGGCATTATCAGTAAAACCGTATATAGACTCTTTAGTAGAGACAGAGAAAAAACTCATTTTAAATCAAAAGGATGTGGAAAAGTATTCTAAAGAGTTGGAAGAGGCTTTAGAATTACTTGAGAAGGTAGAAAAAGAATATGAGGCTTCATTAAAAGAAAAGGAAGAAAAAATTCCTCTCATAATTGAAAAGGAAGAAAGGCTTAAAAGGGCTTTTAAACTGAGAGATGAGATAAAAAAGATTAATAGTGAAAGGGAGAAACTTGTAAAGGAGTATAAAGATTTAAAAAAGCAGATAGATGAAATAGAAAGAGAAATAAAAGCCCTGTCCGATTCTATAGATATAGCAAAAAAAAGCTTAAGGGAGAAGGAAAAAAGAATTAATGAAATTAAAGTTGATTCGAATAAAAGGGAAAAAATTTTTGCTGCTTTTGAGATTCAGAAAGAGTTTGAAAGAAAAGATAAAGAGAAAAAAGAAAAGGAGAAAAGAATTTTAGAATTAAAAGAGCTAATAGGTAAGCAGCAGAAAGATATTGAAAAAATAGATAATTTATTGAAGCGAAAAGAAAAAGAAATACAAGAGGTTGACAATAATATAAAAAACCTTGAAATGCAAAAGCCTCCCACAAATGAAGACCTTCTTAATCTGCAAAAAAGTTTAGAAAGAAAAAGAGTAGAAATTTTAGAATTGAAAGAAAAAGAAAAGTTAAAAAATGAGGCGGAAAATAATTTAAAAGAAATTTTAAAAATAAAAGAAGAAATAAATGATGAGATAAAAGAGCTTGAAGAGAAATTAAAAAATAAAAATAATAGTTTGGAAGAAGTAAAAAAAGATATAGAGGAACTTGTAAAAAACAACATGGCAGGTGAACTGGCAGAGGGATTAAAAGAAGGTGTTCCCTGTCCTGTCTGTGGTTCGATTCATCATGTAAGATTGGCACAAAAGGTAGAGGAAGACTTAATAAAAGAAAAGCAGGAAATAAAGGCAAACTTAGAAAAGGATATAACAGACTATCAAAGTAAGCTTTTTAAATTAAAAGGTGAATTATCAGGAATAGAAGTCAAAGAAGAGATGTATAAAAAAGAATATGATAAACTGTGGGATATATTAAAAGACATTAACCTTTTAAAGTTAGAAGAAGAATTAAATAAGATGGAGTCTTTATTTATACAGGGGAAAGAAAAATTAGAAAAATGGAATAAGAGTAAGGAAGAATTAGAGACCTTAATTAAAAAATTAAAGGAGGAAAAAGCAAGTTTAGATTTAGAACATACAAGATTAAAAGAAGGTATAAATAAAGATATTAGCCTTTTGAAAGAGTTTGAGTCTTCTTTTGAGGCTATTAGTATAACTTACAGTGAATTAGAAGGTCAGTTAAGAATATCAAGGGAAGAATTGGGGATTTCAGATTTTAAAGAAAAAGTGGAGGAAATAAATCAAAAAGAGAGGGAAATAGAGGGGCTGAGGAATGAAATAGAGAATTTTAAAAATACGATTGAAGAATTGACAAATAAAAAGGAAACCCTTTCAAACAATCTCAATGCTCTTTCAATAAGGAAAGGCCAGATAGAGGAAATAGGTAAGGAAAAAAGTAAAAACCTTCGGGAGAGGCAGCAGGAGTTTGATTCTTTATCAGAAGGAAAAGACATAGAAGAATATTTAAAAGAGATTCAGTATAATAAAGAAAAAATTACAAAAATGGAGAGTGTTTTAAAAGAAACTTTAGAAAAGGCAAGAAAGGATAAACAAAATATAGAGAGTAAAAAGATATCTGCTTGTAAGAGTCGGGACCTTTTAAATAATATGTTTAGGGAACAAAGTGAAAAATTAGAAAATGCTCTATTAGAAAAGGGATTTAAGGATAAAAAAGAGGCTTTGGAGTATTTATTAGACAGTGAAAATATTAAAAAAATTGAGGAAGAAATTAAGAATTTTGAAAATGAATATGTATCTGTAAACAAAAGTATAGACAGACTGATGGAGATACTGCAAGGGCATAAAATTAATGAAGAAGAATGGAATCAATTAGAAGAAAGCATTAAAGGGTTGGAACAGGTCTTAAACGAAAAAAGGAAGGAAATAGGCGCTACAGAAAAGGCTATTTCAGATATGCAAGAGAATTTGCAAAAAGTAGAAGAATTTACAAAGCAGAAAAAGGAATTAGAGCGTGTAGTGGATATATTAAATGAATTGGACAATCTTTTTCAGGGGAATAAATTTGTAGATTTTATTGCCGCAAGACAGCTAAAATATATAACTTTTACTGCTTCAAAAAGACTTAAAGAAATAAGTAGAGGTAGGTATGCATTAGAGATTGATTCAGAAAATAATTTCGTAATGAGAGATGACTTCAATGGCGGAGTAAGGAGGTCTGTAGATACTTTATCTGGCGGTGAAACTTTTTTGACATCCCTTTCTTTAGCTTTGGCTCTTTCTTCTCATATACAATTAAAGGGAAGAGCCCCTTTAGAATTCTTTTTCTTAGATGAAGGTTTTGGAAGTCTTGACGCGGAACTTTTGGATATAGTGATGACCTCTTTAGAAAGGCTCAAAAAAGACAAAATGGTAGTGGGCATAATAAGCCATGTAGATGAATTAAAAGACAGAGTACCTGTAAAACTGATTGTTACACCGCCTGCCGCTTCTGGAGAAGGGAGTAAGGTGAGAATAGAATATACATAG
- a CDS encoding type II toxin-antitoxin system VapC family toxin, with amino-acid sequence MERLNNKYLALDVNLFIYLMEKSQIYFPPAKIIFEKIQKGQSFGVTSSLIYTEILSKPLQEKNQLLADMYRVFLATFPNLKIKDVDKNVAIIAAELRAKHKLKTPDAIYIASGIIEKADFFVTNDLRLKVVNEIEVITLDELL; translated from the coding sequence ATGGAGAGGTTAAATAACAAATATCTAGCTTTAGATGTTAATCTTTTTATTTATTTAATGGAAAAAAGTCAGATATATTTTCCTCCTGCAAAAATAATTTTTGAAAAAATTCAGAAGGGTCAATCATTTGGAGTTACTTCGTCATTAATTTATACGGAAATATTATCTAAACCATTACAAGAAAAAAATCAATTATTAGCAGATATGTACCGTGTTTTTCTTGCTACTTTTCCTAATTTAAAAATAAAGGATGTTGATAAAAATGTTGCAATAATAGCAGCCGAATTAAGGGCTAAACATAAATTAAAAACACCCGATGCCATATATATAGCATCAGGTATTATAGAAAAAGCTGATTTTTTTGTAACTAATGACTTAAGATTAAAGGTAGTTAATGAAATAGAAGTAATAACTTTGGATGAATTATTATAA
- the ltaE gene encoding low-specificity L-threonine aldolase: MQYIDLRSDTVTVPTDEMREAMYKAEVGDDVYGEDPTVRKLEEMAAEMLGKEAALLVTSGTQGNQVSVMTHTHPGEEIIVEENCHIITYEVGGIGYLSGVQTKALKSNKGVLNPEDVENAIRPKDIHYPVTSLICLENTHNRAGGTVTPIEIMKEIYEIAKNHNIPVHLDGARIFNAATYLKVDVREIAKYADSVMFCLSKGLCAPIGSVVVGTKDFIEKARKYRKMLGGGMRQAGFIAAAGIVALEKMTKRLQEDHDNARFLAEGLKDIPGINLDLETVQTNIVMTDISGTGMTGKELSLKLKEYGILINGGNDFAVRFVTHYYISKKDIEKTLDAIEKIARQL, translated from the coding sequence ATGCAATATATTGATTTAAGAAGTGACACTGTAACAGTACCCACTGATGAAATGAGGGAAGCCATGTACAAGGCTGAAGTAGGTGATGACGTCTACGGCGAAGACCCTACTGTAAGAAAACTTGAAGAAATGGCAGCAGAGATGCTGGGAAAAGAAGCAGCATTACTTGTAACAAGCGGAACTCAAGGTAATCAAGTATCAGTAATGACACATACTCATCCCGGAGAAGAAATCATTGTTGAAGAAAACTGTCATATAATAACCTATGAAGTTGGAGGAATAGGTTATCTCTCAGGTGTTCAAACAAAAGCCCTTAAAAGTAATAAAGGCGTATTAAATCCTGAAGATGTTGAAAATGCTATAAGACCAAAAGACATACACTATCCTGTTACAAGCCTTATATGCCTCGAAAACACTCACAATAGAGCTGGAGGCACTGTAACCCCAATTGAAATCATGAAGGAAATTTACGAAATAGCTAAAAATCACAATATACCCGTTCATTTAGATGGAGCAAGAATATTCAATGCTGCTACTTATCTTAAAGTAGATGTAAGAGAAATAGCCAAATACGCCGACAGTGTAATGTTTTGTCTCTCCAAAGGCTTATGCGCCCCTATTGGGTCGGTAGTCGTCGGCACAAAAGATTTCATTGAAAAAGCAAGAAAATACCGCAAAATGTTAGGTGGTGGAATGAGACAAGCAGGTTTTATTGCAGCTGCTGGCATTGTAGCCCTTGAAAAAATGACAAAAAGGCTACAGGAAGACCATGATAATGCAAGATTTTTAGCAGAAGGACTAAAAGATATACCGGGAATAAATCTCGACTTAGAAACAGTGCAGACTAATATTGTAATGACAGACATTTCAGGCACAGGAATGACAGGTAAGGAACTATCCTTAAAACTAAAAGAGTACGGAATTTTAATAAACGGCGGAAATGATTTTGCAGTAAGATTTGTAACTCATTATTACATAAGTAAAAAAGATATTGAAAAAACTCTCGATGCAATTGAGAAAATTGCAAGACAGTTATAA